A region of Tigriopus californicus strain San Diego chromosome 7, Tcal_SD_v2.1, whole genome shotgun sequence DNA encodes the following proteins:
- the LOC131883704 gene encoding thioredoxin-related transmembrane protein 1-like: MSMRVWALCWVCLAWLAVVPVVESKVVLVGEDDWKMLLEGEWMIEFFAPWCPACRALHRTWEEFSTWTHDLGLDGVAQVDVTENPGLSGRFVVTALPTIYHVKDGVFRQYRGARDKDSFISFVEDKQWQQLDPIPSWKNPDSFQMTAVSYFFKMSMALRNIHTVITEDYGYPYWVSYVSFAVATIILGAVLGLALVCCIDLINPPKRDSHYHEIVPPSDAQKKKDDDLHDKNRDDSDDQDELPEDEQEGEGVEKKAGPSESGAVRKRRAKRAD, encoded by the exons ATGTCCATGCGGGTTTGGGCCTTGTGTTGGGTCTGCCTCGCCTGGTTAGCCGTAGTTCCGGTGGTCGAATCGAAAGTGGTCCTGGTGGGCGAAGACGACTGGAAAATGTTGCTGGAAGGCGAATGGATGATCGAATT TTTTGCACCCTGGTGTCCGGCTTGCCGTGCTCTCCATCGCACCTGGGAGGAGTTCTCGACCTGGACCCATGACCTGGGTTTGGATGGCGTGGCTCAAGTGGATGTGACGGAAAACCCCGGGCTGTCCGGACGATTTGTCGTCACGGCCCTACCCACCATCTATCA TGTGAAAGACGGCGTGTTCCGTCAATACCGTGGGGCGCGAGACAAAGACAGTTTCATTTCGTTCGTCGAAGACAAGCAATGGCAACAACTCGACCCTATCCCGTCCTGGAAGAATCCGGATTCCTTTCAAATGACGGCCGTATCCTACTTCTTCAAG ATGTCCATGGCTCTTCGCAACATTCATACCGTCATCACCGAGGACTACGGTTACCCCTACTGGGTGTCTTACGTGAGTTTCGCAGTGGCCACCATCATCCTAGGAGCCGTTCTCGGACTG GCCTTGGTATGTTGCATCGATCTCATCAACCCTCCCAAACGTGACTCTCATTACCACGAAATTGTGCCTCCATCTGATGCtcaaaagaagaaggatgaCGATCTTCACGACAAGAAT AGGGATGATTCCGATGATCAAGACGAGTTGCCCGAAGACGAACAAGAGGGTGAAGGAGTTGAAAAGAAAGCAGGACCTTCCGAAAGCGGTGCTGTTCGTAAAAGGCGAGCAAAACGAGCGGATTGA